The proteins below come from a single Oerskovia jenensis genomic window:
- a CDS encoding SDR family NAD(P)-dependent oxidoreductase has protein sequence MSTTTTPTTSGAPAGAPLRTAIVTGGAAGIGRQIAERLAADGHRVVCADVVQHDLPALDLAALRAEPGLVWMPLDVTDHAAVGAAFDAVAAATGSIDVLVNNAGIQRHRGIEDLTWDEWKAVVDVNLHGVFTCLQAAGRHMLAAGCGAIVNISSVSARGSAGRAPYSTTKAAVIGLTSTAGAEWAARGVRVNAVAPGYIDTGVFRQGVAAGTLKEETILARIPAGRLADASEIANAVSWLVSDESRYVIGQTLYVDGGFIIDYGVPLAKKPE, from the coding sequence GTGAGCACCACGACCACCCCGACCACGTCCGGCGCCCCGGCCGGCGCCCCGCTCCGCACCGCGATCGTCACGGGCGGCGCGGCGGGCATCGGCCGCCAGATCGCTGAGCGGCTCGCGGCCGACGGCCACCGCGTGGTGTGCGCCGACGTCGTCCAGCACGACCTGCCCGCGCTCGACCTCGCGGCCCTGCGCGCCGAGCCGGGCCTGGTCTGGATGCCCCTCGACGTCACGGACCACGCGGCCGTGGGGGCGGCGTTCGACGCGGTCGCCGCCGCGACCGGCAGCATCGACGTCCTGGTCAACAACGCCGGGATCCAGCGCCACCGCGGCATCGAGGACCTGACCTGGGACGAGTGGAAGGCCGTGGTCGACGTCAACCTGCACGGCGTCTTCACCTGCCTCCAGGCCGCGGGCCGGCACATGCTCGCCGCGGGCTGCGGCGCGATCGTCAACATCTCGTCGGTCTCGGCGCGCGGCTCCGCGGGCCGGGCCCCGTACTCGACGACCAAGGCGGCCGTGATCGGCCTGACCTCGACCGCGGGGGCCGAGTGGGCCGCGCGCGGGGTACGGGTCAACGCGGTCGCGCCCGGGTACATCGACACGGGCGTCTTCCGTCAGGGCGTCGCGGCCGGGACGCTCAAGGAGGAGACGATCCTCGCGCGCATCCCCGCGGGCCGCCTCGCCGACGCCTCGGAGATCGCGAACGCCGTGAGCTGGCTCGTGTCCGACGAGTCGCGGTACGTGATCGGCCAGACCCTCTACGTCGACGGTGGGTTCATCATCGACTACGGCGTCCCGCTCGCGAAGAAGCCGGAATGA
- a CDS encoding nuclear transport factor 2 family protein: MAATEHRAILDEVYRAFNRGDVDRLKELFADDMTMVIPGATQISGTFRGRDEVFGAFAQMAAITGGTSHAAVERVLVDDTGGVVIAVDSARRDGEDVSARFADVYRIEQGRVTELRPFPEDPIAMNHFWRRGDRP, translated from the coding sequence ATGGCAGCGACCGAGCACCGAGCGATCCTCGACGAGGTCTACCGCGCGTTCAACCGCGGCGACGTCGACCGACTGAAAGAGCTCTTCGCCGACGACATGACCATGGTGATCCCGGGAGCGACCCAGATCTCGGGCACCTTCCGCGGCCGCGACGAGGTCTTCGGAGCCTTCGCGCAGATGGCGGCGATCACCGGCGGCACCTCGCACGCCGCCGTCGAGCGCGTCCTGGTCGACGACACCGGCGGGGTCGTGATCGCCGTCGACTCGGCGCGGCGGGACGGCGAGGACGTGAGCGCCCGGTTCGCGGACGTCTACCGCATCGAGCAGGGACGCGTGACCGAGCTCCGCCCCTTCCCCGAGGACCCGATCGCGATGAACCACTTCTGGCGACGAGGAGACCGACCATGA
- a CDS encoding RNA polymerase sigma factor, producing the protein MREQSSVFDEGSVAEVDLWSRVQEGDEQAFAVVYRRYSRRVHGLCRALLTSGGLHDDVTGRCEDLTSGVFLAAWRRRREMVVRDSVLPWLLATAANLCSNEQRAARRHRWLVARVAQVHGRSAPSADGAEASVLAAILAGRARREIAALPSALREVADLCILHDVTTRDAAAFLELPEGTVKSRLHRARRHLGRAVLDG; encoded by the coding sequence ATGCGTGAGCAGTCGTCGGTGTTCGACGAGGGGTCCGTGGCCGAGGTGGACCTCTGGAGCCGGGTCCAGGAGGGTGACGAGCAGGCGTTCGCGGTCGTCTACCGGCGCTACTCGCGGCGTGTCCACGGCCTGTGCCGCGCGCTGCTGACGTCGGGCGGGCTGCACGACGACGTCACGGGGCGGTGCGAGGACCTGACCTCGGGCGTGTTCCTGGCGGCGTGGCGCCGACGGCGGGAGATGGTCGTCCGCGACTCGGTGCTCCCGTGGCTCCTCGCGACCGCGGCCAACCTCTGCTCGAACGAGCAGCGGGCCGCTCGGCGGCACCGCTGGCTGGTGGCCCGCGTCGCGCAGGTGCACGGGCGGTCCGCGCCGTCGGCGGACGGCGCCGAGGCGAGCGTGCTCGCGGCGATCCTCGCGGGTCGTGCCCGCCGCGAGATCGCGGCTCTTCCCTCCGCGCTGCGCGAGGTGGCCGACCTCTGCATCCTCCACGACGTCACGACGCGCGACGCGGCCGCGTTCCTCGAGCTTCCCGAGGGCACGGTCAAGTCGCGGCTGCACCGCGCGCGGCGCCACCTGGGCCGGGCCGTCCTCGACGGCTAG
- a CDS encoding GntR family transcriptional regulator, which translates to MALKSVPDLNVADRVTVELREAIFSGDLAPGSRLVERKLAERLGTSHIPVREALTRLTEEGLVERLPHRGARVAALTSRDLEEISSLRTLLEQFVVVRVQAEWDAKTEARLRKTVQQMVDAAERGSSARVFELDRRFHEQLWELADHRMLMTITSQLRSRITGFLRAANVALDPEARVAHAETHNLIIDAIASGDPERARTVMAEHIGEAAARLESHTEDGDVAEEPTVEAGRA; encoded by the coding sequence ATGGCGCTCAAGAGCGTGCCCGACCTGAACGTCGCCGACCGCGTGACCGTCGAGCTGCGAGAGGCCATCTTCAGCGGCGACCTCGCGCCCGGGTCGCGACTGGTCGAGCGCAAGCTCGCCGAACGCCTCGGCACGAGCCACATCCCCGTGCGCGAGGCCCTCACCCGCCTCACCGAGGAAGGGCTCGTCGAACGCCTCCCCCACCGGGGGGCCCGCGTCGCCGCGCTCACGAGCCGCGACCTCGAGGAGATCTCGAGCCTGCGCACGCTCCTGGAGCAGTTCGTCGTCGTGCGCGTGCAGGCCGAGTGGGACGCCAAGACCGAGGCCCGCCTGCGCAAGACCGTGCAGCAGATGGTCGACGCGGCCGAGCGCGGCAGCTCGGCCCGCGTGTTCGAGCTCGACCGACGCTTCCACGAGCAGCTCTGGGAGCTCGCCGACCACCGGATGCTCATGACCATCACGTCCCAGCTCCGTTCCCGGATCACGGGCTTCCTGCGCGCCGCGAACGTGGCGCTCGACCCCGAGGCCCGCGTCGCGCACGCCGAGACGCACAACCTCATCATCGACGCGATCGCGAGCGGCGACCCCGAGCGGGCGCGGACCGTCATGGCCGAGCACATCGGCGAGGCCGCGGCACGACTCGAGAGCCACACCGAGGACGGCGACGTCGCCGAGGAGCCCACGGTGGAGGCCGGGCGCGCCTGA
- a CDS encoding GNAT family N-acetyltransferase, whose protein sequence is MEFRTATPADVPSLYALWAAAFDAPLMVPVHETDDGRLDRTVVAVLPGLTPAEDRVVASVCWTPRTLVGLPGPDGATTTLTVGGVANVASAPDLRGRGLVRLALAQAVEQMHAAGMDASLLFTGTPGVYRPSGWEVFEVPVTHGLLLPDGAARPARPGSTGVVAHHERPPRANSPVPTTFPAWSTDLPWQGLAALHDAFHAAPLTTRRTAEHWERRIPLWYSAAELLTARRPDGSIVGYLVVEVKGEVLRVRELAVGPGDAAAPERREALDALDVLALAARSLARESGVTRVEVRLPRVPAAAALTDALLTPGGRETTSDATGMLRPVRRSTVEIDALRAATSGPAAGFHWPGDYL, encoded by the coding sequence ATGGAATTCCGCACCGCGACGCCCGCCGACGTCCCGTCGCTGTACGCGCTGTGGGCCGCCGCGTTCGACGCGCCCCTCATGGTCCCCGTCCACGAGACCGACGACGGCCGGCTCGACCGCACGGTCGTCGCGGTCCTCCCTGGCCTGACCCCCGCCGAGGACCGCGTCGTCGCCTCGGTCTGCTGGACCCCCCGCACTCTCGTCGGGCTCCCCGGCCCCGACGGGGCGACCACCACGCTCACCGTGGGCGGCGTCGCGAACGTCGCCTCGGCGCCGGACCTGCGCGGGCGCGGCCTGGTCCGCCTCGCGCTCGCCCAGGCCGTCGAGCAGATGCACGCCGCGGGCATGGACGCCTCGCTGCTGTTCACGGGCACCCCGGGCGTCTACCGACCGAGCGGCTGGGAGGTCTTCGAGGTCCCGGTCACGCACGGCCTCCTCCTGCCCGACGGCGCCGCTCGCCCCGCGCGGCCCGGCTCGACCGGGGTCGTCGCTCACCACGAGCGCCCGCCCCGTGCGAACTCCCCCGTCCCCACGACGTTCCCCGCCTGGAGCACCGACCTCCCGTGGCAGGGCCTCGCGGCCCTGCACGACGCGTTCCACGCCGCCCCTCTGACCACGCGCCGCACGGCCGAGCACTGGGAGCGCCGGATCCCGCTCTGGTACTCCGCGGCTGAGCTCCTCACGGCGCGGCGCCCCGACGGGTCGATCGTGGGCTACCTGGTCGTGGAGGTCAAGGGTGAGGTGCTGCGCGTGCGGGAGCTCGCCGTCGGGCCCGGAGACGCGGCGGCACCCGAGCGGCGCGAGGCGCTCGACGCTCTCGACGTGCTCGCGCTCGCCGCCCGTTCGCTGGCCCGCGAGTCCGGGGTGACCCGCGTCGAGGTGCGCCTGCCGCGCGTCCCGGCCGCGGCGGCGCTCACCGACGCGCTGCTGACGCCGGGCGGTCGCGAGACGACGTCCGACGCGACCGGGATGCTGCGCCCGGTCCGGCGCTCGACGGTCGAGATCGACGCCCTGCGCGCCGCGACGAGCGGCCCCGCGGCGGGCTTCCACTGGCCCGGCGACTACCTGTGA
- a CDS encoding non-ribosomal peptide synthetase: MTTSRHEPRPAQTGTTDARAAASEPTLERVRHASSVPHAFDAVADTWPNRSAVEWDTGRWTYRDLQEASRQVERRLRSEGVSPGAAVAVLGDRSAETCATMLGILRAGAAYVPVDANLPAVRVRAMLDTAGVTLAVRPAGSRADAPEGVDVVDLAPNLPGADHVPDRAPDRAGQPGDGLAGDAAGGDLPSDLDRTAYVMFTSGSTGTPKAVAVRQRSVLRLATDNGFLVLDPANRFMHAASLSFDSSTLEIWPTLLSGACLVIVDQSLLLAPAALRDTLRAAAIDSVFFTTGVFHHVARSCPEVFDGLRHAIAGGEVLNPALAARAVGRATHVVNGYGPTETTVVAVAHVLGESDDGPVPIGTPLPYVSVAVLDPDGSPVAPGDDGELHIAGDGLAAGYLGDPVETARRFVHLSIDGTPPVRYYRTGDQVRWGEAGLLEFRGRLDDQVKVRGHRIELTEIERALSAIEGVGEAAVVAVEDGTSRVLVAFCTPARPEAPVPDLASVRRALAASLPDYMLPATVVPVEALPFTTNGKVDRRVLADRAAATATRPATEDGADAPRDAREAVEHAWRETLALDVVDPDGDFFALGGNSLMAAQLIARVQSSLSLDGAHGHDLIRGLLSDPRPAAFAAVVDGIRVHPTGAPGADGTDRWRPDVRLLSRPVPVDRAPRSDPPAEVLLTGATGFFGSALLRELVDRTGATVRCLVRAADEDAAMARVLAAQRRYGHGPLDADRVVAVPGDLTAHRLGLDDAAWEALAARTDLIYHSGAHVNFVYPYEWLRRTNVDGTRSLVELAEAGGGVPLHYVSTIAVLAGSGSAAVRHVTEDTPLDHVERLSMGYPESKWVAEQILRAASARGLPVVVHRPYEITGSTVDGHWNTEAAICAFFKAIVEMGRAPDVDLPLDFVPVDHLARAVVHLAQTRPAQGQTYHLTNPRYALLGLMVERLRAHGHPIDVVDYDTWLHDLSEFCRAHPEHPIVSFLPIFTNIASSSTLTVKELYFEGTFPRFGRERADEDLAGSGIACPPVDAEMLDAYVRWFHAVGYIDRPRVGAR; the protein is encoded by the coding sequence ATGACGACGAGCCGGCACGAGCCGCGCCCCGCGCAGACCGGCACCACCGACGCCCGCGCCGCGGCGAGCGAGCCGACCCTGGAGAGGGTCCGCCACGCCTCCTCCGTCCCCCATGCCTTCGACGCCGTCGCCGACACCTGGCCGAACCGCAGCGCCGTCGAGTGGGACACGGGCCGCTGGACCTATCGGGACCTGCAGGAAGCCTCCCGGCAGGTCGAGCGCCGGCTCCGGTCCGAGGGCGTCTCGCCCGGCGCGGCCGTCGCCGTCCTCGGCGACCGGTCCGCGGAGACCTGCGCCACGATGCTCGGCATCCTGCGGGCAGGGGCCGCCTACGTGCCGGTCGACGCGAACCTGCCCGCCGTGCGCGTCCGCGCGATGCTCGACACCGCAGGCGTGACCCTCGCGGTCCGCCCGGCCGGGAGCCGGGCGGACGCCCCCGAGGGGGTCGACGTCGTGGACCTCGCACCGAACCTCCCCGGGGCGGACCACGTACCGGACCGCGCACCGGACCGCGCCGGGCAACCGGGCGACGGGCTCGCGGGGGACGCCGCCGGCGGCGACCTCCCGTCCGACCTCGACCGCACGGCGTACGTGATGTTCACGTCCGGCTCGACGGGGACGCCCAAGGCCGTGGCCGTGCGTCAGCGGAGCGTCCTGCGCCTGGCGACCGACAACGGCTTCCTCGTCCTCGACCCCGCGAACCGCTTCATGCACGCGGCCTCGTTGTCGTTCGACTCGTCGACGCTCGAGATCTGGCCCACCCTCCTGTCGGGAGCGTGCCTGGTGATCGTCGACCAGTCGCTGCTCCTCGCTCCTGCCGCGCTGCGCGACACGCTCCGGGCCGCGGCGATCGACTCGGTCTTCTTCACGACAGGGGTCTTCCACCACGTCGCCCGGTCCTGCCCGGAGGTCTTCGACGGCCTGCGTCACGCGATCGCCGGCGGCGAGGTCCTGAACCCTGCCCTCGCCGCACGGGCCGTGGGACGGGCCACGCACGTCGTCAACGGCTACGGGCCGACGGAGACGACGGTCGTGGCCGTCGCGCACGTCCTCGGCGAGAGCGACGACGGGCCCGTCCCGATCGGCACCCCGCTCCCTTACGTCTCGGTCGCCGTCCTCGACCCGGACGGCTCCCCGGTCGCCCCGGGCGACGACGGCGAGCTGCACATCGCCGGAGACGGTCTCGCGGCCGGCTACCTGGGCGACCCGGTGGAGACCGCCCGGCGCTTCGTGCACCTGAGCATCGACGGCACTCCCCCGGTCAGGTACTACCGGACCGGGGACCAGGTCCGGTGGGGCGAGGCCGGTCTCCTGGAGTTCCGCGGACGGCTCGACGACCAGGTCAAGGTCCGCGGTCACCGGATCGAGCTCACCGAGATCGAGAGGGCTCTCTCGGCGATCGAGGGAGTCGGGGAGGCCGCTGTCGTGGCGGTCGAGGACGGCACGAGCCGGGTCCTGGTCGCCTTCTGCACCCCCGCGAGGCCCGAGGCGCCGGTCCCCGACCTTGCTTCGGTCCGCCGTGCGCTCGCCGCTTCCCTGCCCGACTACATGCTCCCGGCGACGGTCGTGCCCGTCGAGGCCCTCCCGTTCACCACGAACGGCAAGGTCGACCGACGCGTCCTCGCCGACCGGGCGGCGGCCACCGCGACCCGCCCCGCCACCGAGGACGGGGCGGACGCACCACGGGACGCCCGCGAGGCCGTCGAGCACGCCTGGCGCGAGACCCTCGCGCTCGACGTCGTCGACCCGGACGGCGACTTCTTCGCGCTGGGCGGCAACTCGCTCATGGCGGCGCAGCTCATCGCGCGCGTCCAGTCGTCGCTGTCGCTCGACGGCGCCCACGGCCACGACCTGATCCGCGGCCTGCTGTCGGACCCGCGCCCTGCGGCCTTCGCGGCGGTCGTCGACGGGATCCGGGTGCACCCGACCGGCGCCCCGGGGGCCGACGGCACCGACCGGTGGCGCCCCGACGTCCGTCTGCTCTCCCGGCCGGTCCCGGTCGACCGGGCCCCTCGGTCCGATCCTCCCGCCGAGGTGCTGCTCACGGGCGCGACGGGGTTCTTCGGTTCCGCGCTGCTGCGCGAGCTCGTCGACCGCACGGGCGCCACGGTCCGCTGCCTCGTCCGCGCTGCCGACGAGGACGCCGCCATGGCTCGCGTGCTCGCGGCACAGCGCAGGTACGGCCACGGTCCCCTCGATGCCGACCGGGTCGTCGCCGTGCCCGGGGACCTCACGGCCCACCGCCTCGGGCTGGACGACGCGGCGTGGGAGGCGCTCGCCGCACGCACCGACCTGATCTACCACTCGGGCGCCCACGTGAACTTCGTCTACCCCTACGAGTGGCTGCGGCGGACGAACGTCGACGGCACGCGCAGCCTGGTCGAGCTGGCCGAGGCGGGCGGCGGCGTCCCGCTCCACTACGTCTCGACCATCGCCGTGCTGGCGGGCTCGGGCTCCGCGGCCGTCCGGCACGTCACCGAGGACACCCCGCTCGACCACGTCGAACGGCTGTCGATGGGCTACCCGGAGAGCAAGTGGGTGGCCGAGCAGATCCTGCGTGCGGCGTCGGCGCGGGGGCTGCCCGTCGTGGTCCACCGGCCCTACGAGATCACGGGCAGCACCGTGGACGGCCACTGGAACACCGAGGCCGCGATCTGCGCGTTCTTCAAGGCGATCGTCGAGATGGGCCGGGCTCCGGACGTCGACCTGCCCCTGGACTTCGTGCCGGTCGACCACCTGGCCCGCGCCGTGGTGCACCTCGCGCAGACCCGGCCCGCGCAGGGGCAGACGTACCACCTCACGAACCCCCGGTACGCGCTGCTGGGGCTCATGGTCGAGCGGCTGCGCGCGCACGGTCACCCGATCGACGTCGTCGACTACGACACCTGGCTGCACGACCTGTCGGAGTTCTGCAGGGCGCACCCGGAGCACCCGATCGTGTCGTTCCTGCCGATCTTCACGAACATCGCGTCGTCGAGCACGCTCACGGTCAAGGAGCTCTACTTCGAGGGGACGTTCCCGCGGTTCGGCCGGGAGCGGGCGGACGAGGACCTCGCCGGGAGCGGCATCGCCTGCCCGCCGGTCGACGCCGAGATGCTCGACGCGTACGTCCGGTGGTTCCACGCGGTCGGGTACATCGACCGGCCCCGGGTGGGTGCTCGCTGA
- a CDS encoding enolase C-terminal domain-like protein encodes MTSRTMSRGGLARITDVRTSTTVVALPQPLQLGAMTVTRREYVGVQVRAVLPDGTEVTGVSYALTREAPMAEIVERLVAPHVVGRDLAVDDPAAGVRAAWDAALRGSAIVGRVGLVRRAIGLVDVALWDVAGKVAGLPVWRLLERSLPDAAARVLPSAPGPRGESALPDGAAQVPSSARPGQEPSGDAAGHVVPAPRPAILVAAYPTPGRTARAVADEVLDRAREGWPLLKISRSPDRHLMRDLLAILRAELPGVTGRETEAGRTGVVVDVGFGWRDADEALADLDAWGIGGPAGAGAPALAWLEDPVLPEDAAGAARIREVTGLALAIGDEVTDPEVFARLAALGALDVARVDVVGIGGLTAADPLVRSWQDAGLVTSSHVYPEVSVHLGGAAGIGVETFERSPQGNPYDPAPLLVEGGPTFSDGTALPPEVPGLGFTLSPTYFTFDPTPSLPSMRLASGIDPATTTTACSTNDNRMLGDQEDP; translated from the coding sequence ATGACGAGCCGGACCATGAGCCGGGGCGGGCTCGCGCGCATCACCGACGTCCGCACGTCGACGACCGTCGTGGCCCTGCCGCAGCCCCTGCAGCTCGGGGCCATGACGGTCACGCGCCGCGAGTACGTGGGCGTCCAGGTGCGTGCGGTGCTGCCCGACGGCACCGAGGTCACGGGAGTCTCCTACGCCCTGACGCGTGAGGCGCCCATGGCGGAGATCGTCGAGCGCCTCGTCGCGCCGCACGTCGTGGGCCGCGACCTCGCGGTCGACGACCCTGCCGCAGGGGTGCGGGCGGCGTGGGACGCCGCGCTGCGCGGCTCGGCGATCGTGGGGCGCGTGGGCCTGGTGCGCCGGGCGATCGGTCTGGTCGACGTCGCGCTGTGGGACGTCGCGGGCAAGGTCGCGGGGCTCCCGGTGTGGCGCCTCCTGGAGCGGTCGCTGCCCGACGCTGCCGCGCGCGTCCTGCCGTCGGCTCCCGGTCCGCGCGGGGAGTCTGCGCTGCCCGACGGCGCCGCTCAGGTCCCGTCGTCGGCCCGCCCCGGTCAGGAGCCGAGCGGGGACGCGGCCGGGCACGTCGTCCCGGCGCCGCGGCCCGCGATCCTCGTCGCGGCCTACCCGACCCCCGGTCGCACGGCCCGTGCCGTCGCCGACGAGGTGCTCGACCGTGCCCGCGAGGGCTGGCCGCTGCTCAAGATCTCGCGCTCGCCCGACCGCCACCTCATGCGCGACCTGCTCGCGATCCTGCGCGCCGAGCTGCCCGGGGTGACGGGCCGCGAGACCGAGGCCGGTCGCACCGGCGTCGTCGTGGACGTGGGCTTCGGCTGGCGCGACGCGGACGAGGCGCTCGCGGACCTCGACGCGTGGGGGATCGGCGGTCCCGCAGGGGCCGGAGCGCCCGCGCTCGCCTGGCTCGAGGACCCCGTGCTGCCCGAGGACGCCGCCGGCGCCGCGCGCATCCGCGAGGTCACGGGGCTGGCGCTCGCGATCGGCGACGAGGTCACGGACCCCGAGGTGTTCGCGCGGCTCGCTGCGCTCGGCGCGCTCGACGTGGCGCGCGTGGACGTGGTCGGGATCGGTGGCCTCACCGCGGCCGACCCCCTGGTCCGGTCCTGGCAGGACGCGGGGCTCGTGACGTCGAGCCACGTGTACCCCGAGGTCAGCGTGCACCTGGGCGGCGCCGCGGGGATCGGGGTCGAGACGTTCGAGCGGTCGCCGCAGGGCAACCCCTACGACCCGGCCCCGCTGCTCGTCGAGGGCGGGCCGACGTTCTCGGACGGCACGGCGCTGCCGCCCGAGGTCCCCGGCCTGGGCTTCACGCTCTCGCCCACGTACTTCACGTTCGACCCCACACCTTCGCTGCCGAGCATGCGGTTGGCGTCCGGCATCGACCCCGCGACGACGACCACCGCATGCTCGACGAACGACAACCGCATGCTCGGCGACCAGGAGGACCCATGA
- a CDS encoding HAD family hydrolase: MVDHRRTVPGVVLVDLDNTLVDRAGAFAAWASAFASDRGLGSDAAAWLVEADRDGYAPRAVLAERMRARFHLPDDVPHLVERLLFEHLAWVAPYPGVPARLDALRSAGIPVVVVTNGTVDQQRAKLDRTGLADLVPGVVISQEAGFAKPDRRIFETALAVAGVPGVPGAPGAGVAWMVGDHPAADVGGGRDAGLRTGWVAHGRAWTEEWAPDVVRGSTVEVLDALLDLSREARLAR; encoded by the coding sequence ATGGTCGACCATCGCCGCACCGTCCCCGGCGTGGTGCTCGTCGACCTCGACAACACCCTCGTCGACCGGGCCGGGGCCTTCGCGGCCTGGGCCTCGGCGTTCGCGAGCGACCGCGGGCTCGGCTCCGACGCCGCCGCGTGGCTCGTCGAGGCCGACCGCGACGGCTACGCGCCCCGGGCCGTGCTCGCCGAGCGGATGCGCGCGCGGTTCCACCTGCCCGACGACGTCCCGCACCTGGTCGAGCGTCTGCTGTTCGAGCATCTTGCCTGGGTCGCGCCGTACCCGGGCGTGCCCGCGCGTCTCGACGCGCTGCGCTCGGCGGGGATCCCCGTCGTCGTCGTGACGAACGGGACGGTCGACCAGCAGCGGGCCAAGCTCGACCGGACCGGCCTCGCGGACCTCGTGCCGGGGGTCGTGATCTCGCAGGAGGCGGGCTTCGCGAAGCCCGACCGGCGGATCTTCGAGACGGCGCTCGCGGTGGCGGGTGTCCCGGGCGTCCCCGGAGCCCCAGGGGCCGGGGTCGCGTGGATGGTCGGCGACCATCCCGCCGCGGACGTCGGCGGGGGCCGGGACGCGGGCCTGCGGACCGGGTGGGTCGCGCACGGCCGGGCCTGGACCGAGGAGTGGGCGCCCGACGTCGTGCGCGGCTCGACGGTCGAGGTGCTCGACGCGCTCCTCGACCTGTCCCGCGAGGCGCGCCTGGCCCGATGA
- a CDS encoding SDR family NAD(P)-dependent oxidoreductase produces MTDPTSTPGAGSAVGPDGERGPGAAQSPTGQASVPGPAATRSVVVTGSGKGIGRAIAARLTADGWAVVGLERSAGSGTVEEGICAAVVLADSRDRESHREAARVARTLAPLAGWVNNAGITRTTPLHALGDPARAEEIERTARDVVEINGLGYLWGAAAAVEAFTDQVGGGSIVNVGSIHGRSSFVDHAAYELTKGGIDALARSVAVTYGRYGIRANTVAPGGVRTPHLDAQIAHAVDPEAEERGLAEGPPLGRIAESSEIAAVVAFLLSDESSYVSGQSIAADGAWTASFGTLPHDVELDARYGLD; encoded by the coding sequence ATGACCGACCCGACCAGCACGCCCGGGGCGGGCTCCGCCGTCGGGCCGGACGGCGAGCGAGGACCGGGGGCCGCCCAGAGCCCGACCGGACAAGCCTCCGTGCCAGGACCAGCCGCGACCCGCAGCGTCGTGGTGACCGGGAGCGGCAAGGGCATCGGCCGGGCCATCGCGGCGCGGCTGACCGCGGACGGGTGGGCCGTCGTCGGGCTCGAACGCAGTGCCGGGTCGGGGACCGTCGAGGAGGGAATCTGCGCGGCCGTGGTGCTCGCCGACTCGCGCGACCGTGAGTCGCACCGCGAGGCCGCGCGCGTCGCCCGGACCCTCGCGCCGCTCGCAGGCTGGGTCAACAACGCGGGCATCACCCGGACCACGCCGCTGCACGCGCTCGGCGACCCCGCGCGCGCCGAGGAGATCGAGCGCACGGCGCGCGACGTCGTCGAGATCAACGGCCTGGGCTACCTCTGGGGGGCCGCCGCCGCGGTCGAGGCGTTCACCGACCAGGTTGGCGGTGGGTCGATCGTGAACGTCGGGTCGATCCACGGGCGGTCGTCGTTCGTCGACCACGCGGCCTACGAGCTGACCAAGGGTGGGATCGACGCCCTCGCACGCAGCGTCGCCGTCACGTACGGGCGGTACGGCATCCGGGCCAACACCGTCGCACCGGGCGGGGTGCGCACGCCGCACCTCGACGCGCAGATCGCGCACGCCGTCGACCCCGAGGCGGAGGAGCGCGGGCTCGCCGAGGGCCCACCGCTCGGGCGCATCGCCGAGTCGTCGGAGATCGCGGCCGTGGTCGCGTTCCTGCTCTCGGACGAGTCGTCGTACGTGTCGGGCCAGTCGATCGCGGCCGACGGCGCGTGGACCGCGTCGTTCGGCACGCTGCCGCACGACGTAGAGCTCGACGCGCGGTACGGGCTCGACTGA